Genomic DNA from Candidatus Sphingomonas phytovorans:
GACAAGCTGCTGCGCGACCCGCATGTCGCGCGGGATCTGGAGCAGGACGACGAGGGCTGATCAGCCCGCGCGCCACGCCCGTGCCTGCCGGATCAACAGGACACAGCTGGCCCACAGGATCGCCGCGGCGCCAAGACCGGTGACACCCACACGCTCTGGCCCCGGCAACAGCAACGCGGCGAGGCCGAGCGCGACCAGCGCAGCGCCGGTCGCATAGTAGAGCGGCAACGGGATACCGCGCGCGAGCGGCAGGAAATGCAGCCCGACGACGATCGCGATCACCGGCGCGACCGCATCCTGTGCCCCGATATTCATGCAGACATTGGCCGCGACGAAGATCGCCACGCCTTCGACCGCACTCCAGATACCGACCAGCCGGCCGACATTCGGGTTGCGCGATGGTTCGGTGCCGGTCGTGCGAAGGCCCCAGCCGATCAGCGCCCCCGAAATGACCGCCGCGACAGCCAGCACCGGCAATGGCAACCCGGAACCGACCGCGCCCACCATGAACCAGATGGCAGCGAAGATGTTGAGAACCCAGATACCGCCGCGCATAGGCCGCCTTTCGTTGCGATTGTCCGTTTACCAAGAGGCATGCAGCCGTTCCACATCGATTGACACAAGTCGCGGTAAGACGCATCTTACCGCGATGGCCGCAAGGACATCTCTCTCGGCGAAGGGCCAGGTCGTCATCCCGAAAGATGTCCGCGATGCTCTCGGTTACAAACCGGGCCAGGCCTTCGACGTGGTCAGGACGGATGGCGGCATCCTGTTACGTCCCCTGGCGCGAAAGAGCGGCAGGACCACCGGGCAGATCGTGGCGGAGATCCGGGCGCTTTATCAGCATGAAGGCCCGCCTGTGACGATCGAGGAAATGAACACGGCGGTCGATGCCCTGTTCGCGGCCAGGAGCGTCGATATGAATCAGGGCGATTCCTGATTCGCGCCGTCGATACCAATATTCTGCTGAGGCTGATGACCGGCGACGATGCCGGGCAAGCGCGCGTCGCGGAGTCGATCGTCGACGAAGATTTCATCGTCACCGCGACGGTGCTGGTTGAAACGGCATGGGTGCTTCGTTCGCGCTATGGCTGGACCCGCGCGATGCTGGTGCGGGGCCTGCGCATGGTAATCGACCTGCCGCATGCGATCAGCGTTCCGGACCACGCCGTCTGGGCGATCGACCGGCTGGAAGCGGGCGCTGATTTTGCCGACATGATGCATATCGCCTCTGCCGCCGGCGCCACACGCTTCGCCACCTTCGATCACGGCATCGCGACGAAGACGGGCGCGTCCTCCCCCATATCAATCGAGACACTCGCCTGATGGCCAAGCTCTATTTCTACTATGCCTCGATGAATGCAGGCAAATCGACCACCCTGCTCCAGGCCGATTTCAACTATCGCGAGCGCGGCATGCGGACCCTGTTGTTCACCGCGGCGATCGACGACCGATTCGCCGCCGGGACCGTCACCTCGCGGATCGGGCTTGGCGCCGATGCGGTCGCGTTCGAGCGCGATACCGACCTCGCCGCGATCGTGGTACGCGACGGCGAGGAGCCGCCGGCGTGCGTGCTAGTCGACGAAGCGCAGTTCCTGACCGCGGCACAGGTCGACCAGCTTGCTTCGCTTGCCGATTTCCACAACGTGCCGGTGCTCGCTTATGGCCTGCGCACCGATTTCCAGGGCCAGTTGTTCGAGGGATCGGCACGGCTGCTGGCGATCGCTGATTCGCTGATCGAGATCAAATCGGTCTGCGCCTGCGGGCGGAAGGCGACGATGAACATGCGGGTGGATGCCAATGGCAATCCGATCCGCGAGGGCGCCCAGACCGAGATCGGCGGCAACGACCGCTATGTCGCGATGTGCCGGCGGCACTTCATGGAGCGTACAGCCGGGCTATAGTATCGGGGTGATTGTCCGCCCGGCCGTTTCGGGCGGCCGAGTCGAGGAACGCCGCGATGCGCAACCCTATCCTGCTCGTTCTGCCCCTGGCCGCGTTTTGCGCCGTCGCCGCGACGGCCCAGACGCCCCCTGCCACCGGCATGGCTACGCCCGGCCAGCCAGCCACGATCCCGTTCGTTCGGCTCGGGGGAATCTACGACTTCCAGGCCGATGGCGACCGGGCCGTCTATCTCCAGGACAACAGCCGCAAATGGTATCATGCGACCATCCTGGGTCCCTGTATCGGCCTGACCTTCGCCAACCGCATCGGCGTGAAGACGCGCGGGACGGAGTCGCTCGACCGCTTCGGGTCGCTGCTGGTCGACGGGCAGGAATGCCAGATCGACCAGCTGGTGACGAGCGGACCGCCGCCGAAAAAAGCGAAGAAGCCGAAGCGCTGAGAGTCCGTTTGAAAATTCGCGAGAGAGCGAATTTCAAAACGGTACCGGCGCATTCCGGCCAAACGCTGAGCCCGCGCTGGCGAAGCCGTGGCCGCATCGCTAGATGCGGACGATGAACATCGTCTCCATTCTTTATTCGGCCGCGGTCTGGATCATTCCGCTGACCATCGCGATCGTGCTGCACGAGATCGCGCATGGCTGGGTCGCCTATGCGTTTGGCGATCCCACCGCGAAACACCTCGGGCGGCTGTCGGTCAACCCGGCCACCCATGTCGATCCGGTCGGCACCATCCTGTTGCCGCTGTCGCTCGCCATTGCCCATCTGCCGGTGTTCGGCTGGGCCAAGCCGGTGCCGGTCGTCGCCAGCCGGCTGCGCAATCCGCGGGTGCACATGATGATCGTCGCGCTTGCCGGCCCGGCAATGAACCTTGCCCTCGCCCTGATCGGCACGATCACCCTCGCCGTCTTCGTCGCTTTCTGGACGGGCGGCACGCCGACGGGCGCAAGTGCCTTCCTGTTCGACAACCTGATCAACTTCGTGATGATCAACATCTTCCTGGCGATCTTCAACCTGCTGCCGATCCCCCCTTTCGATGGCGGCCATGTCGTCGAGGGGCTGCTGCCCCGTCCGCTCGCCGCGCGCTATGCGCGGATCGGCCGCTATGGCTTCCTGCTGCTCCTCTTCCTGCTGGTGGTCCTGCCGATGATCGCGCCGAACGCGAATGTGGTCGCGCGTGTGATCGGGCCACCCGCCAACGCGCTGATCGACCTGCTGCTCGGGTCCGCCGGCCTCGCGACCTGAACGATGCACGGCTGGATCATCCTCGACAAGCCGCTCGGTCTCGGCTCCACCCAGGGCGTCTCGGCGGTCAAGCGCGCGCTGCGCGCGGGCGGGTACGGCAAGCTCAAGGTCGGGCATGGCGGCACGCTCGACCCGCTCGCCACCGGCGTGCTCCCGATCGCGATCGGCGAGGCGACCAAGCTCGCGGGGCGCATGCTCGACAGCGATAAGGTGTATGATTTCACCATCAGCTTCGGGGTGCAGACTGATACGCTCGACCTGGAAGGCGCAGAGATCGCGCGGTCGGATGTGCGGCCGACCCTTGCCGATATCGAAGCGGTGTTGCCGCGCTTCACCGGCCCGATCGAGCAGGTGCCGCCTGCCTATTCGGCGCTGAAGGTCGACGGACAGCGTGCTTATGATCTGGCGCGCGCTGGCGAAGAGGTGGTGCTGGCGAGCCGTTCGGTGACGGTCCATGCCCTCAGTTCCTCCCCGGTACGGGGAGGGGGACCGTCCGAAGGATGGTGGAGGGGGGCTTCCGCGGACGGGCCGCTTGTGGAAGCCCCCCTCCACCATTCGCCGGAAGAGGCGAATGGTCCCCCTCCCCGTGCCGGGGAGGATCTTGAAGAGGTCACTCTCACCGCCCATGTCTCGAAGGGCACCTATATCCGCAGCCTCGCGCGCGACATTGCGCTGGCGCTTGGGACCGTCGGCCATGTCACCATGCTGCGCCGGGTGAAGGCCGGCCCGTTCACCCTGGCTGACTCGATATCGCTGGACAAACTGGACGAACTCGGCCATGGGCGCGCCCTTGAAGAGAAACTCCTGCCCCTGAGGGCGGGGCTGGACGACATCCCGGCTCTATCCCTCACTCCCGATCAGGCAGGGCTGCTCCGACAGGGGCGGGTGTTGATCGGGATCGCCGCAGACGATGGCCTCCACTTCGCGATATCGGACGATGTTCCGGTCGCCCTGGTGGAAGTTCAGGACCGCGAGGTCCGTGTCGTTCGCGGTTTCAACCTCTGATTCGAAAGGAAGCCGATGTCGATCACTCAGGAGCGCAAGGAAGCGCTCGTCAAGGACCATGCCCGCGCCGAAGGCGATACGGGTTCCCCCGAAGTCCAGGTCGCGATCCTCACCGAGCGCATCCGCAACCTGACCGAGCACTTCAAGGGCCACAAGAAGGACAATCATTCGCGCCGCGGGCTGCTGATGATGGTCAACAAGCGCCGGTCGCTGCTCGACTATCTCCGTCACAAGGACGGCCAGCGTTATACCGATCTCATCGCGAAGCTCGGTCTTCGCAAGTAAGAAACCGGCGCCCTCGGGCGCCGTTTTCATATTCCGGCGCAAGCCGGAACCAGCAAAATAACCTCGCGCAAGCGGGGCCACCAGCTCGATCGAGACTGGACCCCGATCACGGGGATATAAGGACGAGAAGCAATTCGGCGGATCGTCTCAGGAGCGACAACTCGCTCCAAACCGCGCGGGCCGGCCTAGCCCGCACATAGGCCCCGGCCAGCATCTGGCGGCCGGAGTTGAAGGAAATAAAATGTTCGATACGAAAACCGTAAGCATCCAGTGGGGCGGCAAGACCCTCACGCTGGAAACGGGCCGCGTTGCCCGCCAGGCCAATGGCGCCGTCATTGCGACGCTTGGCGAAACCGTCGTGTTGTGCGCGGTCACCGCTGCACGCTCCGTCAAGGAAGGGCAGGATTTCTTCCCGCTCACCGTCCACTATCAGGAAAAATTCTCGGCTTCGGGCCGCATCCCCGGCGGCTTCTTCAAGCGTGAGCGCGGCGCCACCGAAAAGGAGACGCTGACCAGCCGCCTGATCGACCGCCCGATCCGCCCGCTGTTCCCGGAAGGCTTCTACAACGAGATCAACGTCATCGCCCAGGTGCTGAGCTATGACGGCGAGAACGAGCCGGACATCCTCGCGATGGTCGCCGCCTCCGCCGCCCTCACCATCTCCGGCGTGCCGTTCATGGGCCCGATCGGCGCAGCCCGCGTCGGTTATGTCGATGGCGAGTATATCCTGAACCCGACCCTCGAGCAGAGCAAGGAAGGCGATCTCGACCTGGTCGTCGCCGCCACGCATGGCGCGGTGATGATGGTCGAATCCGAAGCCAGGGAGCTGTCGGAAGACGTGATGCTCGGCGCGGTGCAGTTCGCCCACAAGGCATGCCGCGAGGCAGTCGGCGCGATCATCGATCTCGCCGAGCAGGCCGCCAAGGAGCCCTGGGAAATGGCCGAGCAGGCCGACCTGTCGGCCGCCAAGGACAAGCTGAAGAAGCTGATCGGCAAGGACATCGCCGCCGCCTACAAGGTGACCGACAAGTCCAAGCGTTCGGACCTGCTGAACGCGGCGCGCGCCAAGGGCAAGGCGGCGTTCGCCGAAGCGACCCCGCAGGACCAGATGGCCGCCGGCAAGCTGATGAAGAAGCTGGAAGCCGAGATCGTCCGTGGCGCCATCCTGAAGGACGGCAAGCGCATCGACGGCCGCACCACCACCCAGATCCGTCCGATCGAGGCGATGGTCCACTTCCTGCCGCGCACGCATGGCTCGGCGCTGTTCACGCGCGGCGAGACCCAGTCGATCTGCACCACCACGCTCGGCACGCGCGACGCGGAGCAGATGATCGACGGCCTGACCGGCCTGTCCTACGAGCATTTCATGCTTCACTATAACTTCCCGCCCTATTCGGTCGGCGAAGTCGGCCGCTTCGGTGCGCCGGGCCGTCGCGAAGTCGGCCACGGCAAGCTCGCCTGGCGCGCGCTGCACCCGGTGCTGCCGTCGAAGGAAGAGTTCCCCTACACGATCCGCGTCCTCTCCGACATCACCGAGTCGAACGGCTCGTCGTCGATGGCGACGGTGTGCGGCGGTTCGCTGTCGATGATGGACGCCGGCGTGCCGCTGAAGCGCCCGGTCTCGGGCATCGCGATGGGCCTGATCCTCGAGGGCAAGGACTTCGCCGTCCTGTCCGACATCCTGGGCGACGAGGATCACCTCGGCGACATGGATTTCAAGGTGGCTGGCACGTCCGAGGGCATCACGACGATGCAGATGGACATCAAGATCGCCGGCATCACCGAAGAGATCATGCGCGTCGCGCTGAACCAGGCCAAGGAAGGCCGCGCGCACATCCTGGGCGAGATGGCCAAGGCGCTCGACCACACCCGTGAGGAGCTCTCGGCGCACGCACCGCGCATCGAGACGATCACGATCGACAAGTCGAAGATCCGTGAAGTCATCGGCACCGGCGGCAAGGTGATCCGCGAGATCGTCGCCACCACCGGCGCCAAGGTCGACATCGACGACGAGGGCGTGATCAAGGTCAGCTCCTCCGACGCGGCGCAGATCGAGGCGGCGATCAAGTGGATCAAGGGCCTGGTCGAGGAAGCCGAAGTCGGCAAGATCTATGACGGCAAGGTCGTCAACCTGGTCGATTTCGGTGCGTTCGTGAACTTCATGGGCGGCAAGGACGGCCTCGTCCACGTCTCCGAGATCAAGAACGAGCGTGTCGAGAAGGTGGCCGACGTCCTGAGCGAAGGCCAGGAAGTCAAGGTCAAGGTCCTCGAGATCGATCCGCGCGGCAAGGTCCGCCTGTCGATGCGCGTCGTCGACCAGGAGACCGGCGCCGAGCTGGAGGACACCCGTCCCGCCCGCGAGCCCCGCGAAGGCGGCGACCGTGGCGATCGTGGTCCGCGCGGCCCGCGCCGTGATGGTGATGGCGGCCGTGGCCCGCGTGGCGATGGCGGCGGTCGTGGCGACCGCGGTCCGCGCCGTGACGGTGACGGCGGCCGTGGCCCCCGTCGCGATGGCGGCGGCGACCGCGCGCCCCGCGGCGAGCGTTCGGGCAACAAGGATGACGGCCCCGCGCCCGAGTTCGCGCCTGCCTTCCTGACCGGCGACCGCGACTAAGCGATCCGCGTCCTCAGGGACAAAGAAGAGGGGCCCGGGAAACCGGGCCCCTTTTTCGTTGGCCTCCGCTTCTCCGGCGAAGGTCGGACAGACTTGAGGTAGATCACCGACACGCTGACCGGTATAGCATAGGCATGGCTGCCATATACGAAACGACAATGTGCCTCAGGTTTTTCGGTGATGACCTCGATCCCGACGAGATCACTGCACGCCTTGGTCGTCCTCCTTCTGTCGGAATGAAGAAGGGAGTAACTTGGGTTACGGAATCGGGGGCAGAAAAAGTTGCCCGCACCGGGTCATGGCGTCTAAAAACCAACGATCGTCAACTAGGAGACTTCGATAGTCACATTGCCCAAATTCTCGGAGGATTGAGCGATGACTTGGCCGTATGGGAAGATTTGACCACGCGGTTCAAGGCGGACGTTTTCTGCGGCCTTTTCATGAAAGAGAGCAATGAAGGCCTGAGCCTGTCCGCAAAATCGATGCTGGACTTAGGCGCTCGCAGGCTGTCGCTTGAGTTTGATATCTATGACCCAGGACTGCCCGACTGAGACGCTGTCAGGCAATGAGCACGACGATCTCGGCCGACGCTTCTGAAGGCCGGGGCCCAGTTGGGGAACGAAAATGGTGAGCCCCGCGCTTCGTTACCACCGCCTTCCCGACTGGGCCCCGGCCTTCGCCGGGGAAGAGAAGATCAGACCGACTCCAACGCCCGCACCGGCCTCGGCCGCCGGTCCTGCCCGACCGCGACGAACGCGAACTCAGCCTCGGTCACCTTGTTCGCTTCCTCCGAATGCCGGTCGCGTGCCCAGGCCTCGACCTGGACCCGCATCGAGGTGCGCCCGACCTTGATCAGCCGGGCGAACACCGACACCTCGTCGCCGACAAAGACCGGGCGGTGGAAGGCCATGCCCTCCACCGCGATCGTCACCGCCCGGCCGCCCGCGTGACGCGAGGCGACCGAGGAAGCGGCGAGGTCCATCTGGCTCATCAGCCAGCCGCCGAAGATGTCGCCATAGACATTGGCGTCGGCTGGCACCGCCGTCACGCGGACGGCGGGCTGCTCGTCAGGCATCGCCTCAGGCTGCGTCATAGGCGCCCCGCACGCGCATGCGCTGCGCCGCGGCGACCATCGCGATCAGCGCCGGCCGCACCTCTTCCCATTTGCGCGTCTTAAGCCCGCAATCGGGGTTCACCCAGAGCTGTTCCGCCGGCAGGCGCCTGCCCGCGAGCGTCAACAGATCGGTCATCTCCGCCTCGGCCGGAATGCGCGGCGCGTGGATGTCGTACACGCCCGGCCCGATCTCGTTGGGATAGGCATAATCGGCAAAGGCATCGAGCAATTCCATCTGCGACCGGGCGGTCTCGATCGAGATGACGTCGGCGTCCATCGCGCCGATCGAGGGCAGGATGTCGTTGAATTCCGAATAGCACATATGGGTGTGAATCTGGGTGTCGTCGCGCACGCCCGACGCGGTCAGCCGGAAACAGTCGACCGCCCAGTCGAGATAGGCCTGCCAGTCGGCGCGGCGCAGCGGCAGGCCCTCGCGAAGGGCCGCCTCGTCGATCTGGATCACCGCGGCACCGGCCGCCTCGAGGTCGACCACCTCGTCGCGGATCGCCAGCGCGATCTCGCGGCAGCTCGCGCTCCGGGGCTGGTCGTCGCGCACGAACGACCAGTTCAGGATCGTGACCGGGCCGGTCAGCATGCCCTTCATCGGCCTGCCCGTCAGCGACTGGGCATAGCGCCACCAGTCGACCGTCATCGGTTTCGGCCGTGCGACATCGCCATAGAGGATCGGCGGCCGAACGCAGCGCGAGCCATAGCTCTGCACCCAGGCACTGCGGGTGAAGGCGAAGCCGGAGAGCTGCTCGCCGAAATATTGCACCATGTCGTTGCGCTCGAACTCGCCATGAACCAGCACGTCGAGGCCGATCTTCTCCTGCCACTCGACCGTCGCGGCGGTCTCGACGCGCAGGAACTGCTCATAGGCCAGGTCGTCGATCTCGCCCTTGATGTGGGCCGCGCGTGCCTTGCGCACCTCGGGCGTCTGCGGGAAGGAGCCGATCGTCGTGGTCGGAAAGCTCGGCAGGCCGAGCCGCGCCTGTTGCGCCGCGCGGCGATCGGCGAAGGGCGAGGCACGGTGAGTCATGCCGGCATCGACCGCCGCCAGCCGCGCCGCGACCGCGGGATTGTGAATCAGCGGCGAGGTCCTGCGCGCTGCCACCGCCGCGCGCGCCGCCGCCAGCGGTTCGGCGACCGAGCCGGCGCCCTGATCCAGCGCCCGGGCCAGCACCGCCAGTTCGCCGATCTTCTGCACCGCGAAGGCAAGCCATTGCCCGACCTCCGGATCGAGCGCCGTCTCGATGGCGAGATCGACCGGAACATGCAGCAGCGAGCAGGACGGCGCGAGGATCAGGTCGCGTTCCGCCGCGACCGGCGCGATGCGATCGATCAGCGCATCGAGATCGGCGCGCCAGACATTGCGACCGTCGATCACGCCGAGCGACAGCAGCAGGTCGGGCCGGGCGCGCCGCCACACCGCGTCAAGCTGCTCCGGCGCACGGACCAGGTCGATGTGCAGGCCATGCACCGGCAGGTCGGTCGCCAGGTCGAGATTG
This window encodes:
- a CDS encoding AbrB/MazE/SpoVT family DNA-binding domain-containing protein produces the protein MAARTSLSAKGQVVIPKDVRDALGYKPGQAFDVVRTDGGILLRPLARKSGRTTGQIVAEIRALYQHEGPPVTIEEMNTAVDALFAARSVDMNQGDS
- a CDS encoding type II toxin-antitoxin system VapC family toxin, with amino-acid sequence MLLRLMTGDDAGQARVAESIVDEDFIVTATVLVETAWVLRSRYGWTRAMLVRGLRMVIDLPHAISVPDHAVWAIDRLEAGADFADMMHIASAAGATRFATFDHGIATKTGASSPISIETLA
- a CDS encoding thymidine kinase; translated protein: MAKLYFYYASMNAGKSTTLLQADFNYRERGMRTLLFTAAIDDRFAAGTVTSRIGLGADAVAFERDTDLAAIVVRDGEEPPACVLVDEAQFLTAAQVDQLASLADFHNVPVLAYGLRTDFQGQLFEGSARLLAIADSLIEIKSVCACGRKATMNMRVDANGNPIREGAQTEIGGNDRYVAMCRRHFMERTAGL
- a CDS encoding DUF6491 family protein, translated to MRNPILLVLPLAAFCAVAATAQTPPATGMATPGQPATIPFVRLGGIYDFQADGDRAVYLQDNSRKWYHATILGPCIGLTFANRIGVKTRGTESLDRFGSLLVDGQECQIDQLVTSGPPPKKAKKPKR
- a CDS encoding site-2 protease family protein is translated as MNIVSILYSAAVWIIPLTIAIVLHEIAHGWVAYAFGDPTAKHLGRLSVNPATHVDPVGTILLPLSLAIAHLPVFGWAKPVPVVASRLRNPRVHMMIVALAGPAMNLALALIGTITLAVFVAFWTGGTPTGASAFLFDNLINFVMINIFLAIFNLLPIPPFDGGHVVEGLLPRPLAARYARIGRYGFLLLLFLLVVLPMIAPNANVVARVIGPPANALIDLLLGSAGLAT
- the truB gene encoding tRNA pseudouridine(55) synthase TruB, with the translated sequence MHGWIILDKPLGLGSTQGVSAVKRALRAGGYGKLKVGHGGTLDPLATGVLPIAIGEATKLAGRMLDSDKVYDFTISFGVQTDTLDLEGAEIARSDVRPTLADIEAVLPRFTGPIEQVPPAYSALKVDGQRAYDLARAGEEVVLASRSVTVHALSSSPVRGGGPSEGWWRGASADGPLVEAPLHHSPEEANGPPPRAGEDLEEVTLTAHVSKGTYIRSLARDIALALGTVGHVTMLRRVKAGPFTLADSISLDKLDELGHGRALEEKLLPLRAGLDDIPALSLTPDQAGLLRQGRVLIGIAADDGLHFAISDDVPVALVEVQDREVRVVRGFNL
- the rpsO gene encoding 30S ribosomal protein S15; translated protein: MSITQERKEALVKDHARAEGDTGSPEVQVAILTERIRNLTEHFKGHKKDNHSRRGLLMMVNKRRSLLDYLRHKDGQRYTDLIAKLGLRK
- the pnp gene encoding polyribonucleotide nucleotidyltransferase, giving the protein MFDTKTVSIQWGGKTLTLETGRVARQANGAVIATLGETVVLCAVTAARSVKEGQDFFPLTVHYQEKFSASGRIPGGFFKRERGATEKETLTSRLIDRPIRPLFPEGFYNEINVIAQVLSYDGENEPDILAMVAASAALTISGVPFMGPIGAARVGYVDGEYILNPTLEQSKEGDLDLVVAATHGAVMMVESEARELSEDVMLGAVQFAHKACREAVGAIIDLAEQAAKEPWEMAEQADLSAAKDKLKKLIGKDIAAAYKVTDKSKRSDLLNAARAKGKAAFAEATPQDQMAAGKLMKKLEAEIVRGAILKDGKRIDGRTTTQIRPIEAMVHFLPRTHGSALFTRGETQSICTTTLGTRDAEQMIDGLTGLSYEHFMLHYNFPPYSVGEVGRFGAPGRREVGHGKLAWRALHPVLPSKEEFPYTIRVLSDITESNGSSSMATVCGGSLSMMDAGVPLKRPVSGIAMGLILEGKDFAVLSDILGDEDHLGDMDFKVAGTSEGITTMQMDIKIAGITEEIMRVALNQAKEGRAHILGEMAKALDHTREELSAHAPRIETITIDKSKIREVIGTGGKVIREIVATTGAKVDIDDEGVIKVSSSDAAQIEAAIKWIKGLVEEAEVGKIYDGKVVNLVDFGAFVNFMGGKDGLVHVSEIKNERVEKVADVLSEGQEVKVKVLEIDPRGKVRLSMRVVDQETGAELEDTRPAREPREGGDRGDRGPRGPRRDGDGGRGPRGDGGGRGDRGPRRDGDGGRGPRRDGGGDRAPRGERSGNKDDGPAPEFAPAFLTGDRD
- a CDS encoding DUF4279 domain-containing protein; protein product: MAAIYETTMCLRFFGDDLDPDEITARLGRPPSVGMKKGVTWVTESGAEKVARTGSWRLKTNDRQLGDFDSHIAQILGGLSDDLAVWEDLTTRFKADVFCGLFMKESNEGLSLSAKSMLDLGARRLSLEFDIYDPGLPD
- a CDS encoding acyl-CoA thioesterase, translating into MTQPEAMPDEQPAVRVTAVPADANVYGDIFGGWLMSQMDLAASSVASRHAGGRAVTIAVEGMAFHRPVFVGDEVSVFARLIKVGRTSMRVQVEAWARDRHSEEANKVTEAEFAFVAVGQDRRPRPVRALESV
- the metE gene encoding 5-methyltetrahydropteroyltriglutamate--homocysteine S-methyltransferase, with protein sequence MTISVATLGFPRIGPRRELKFALESFWSGKSAADTLSLAAQGLRAAAWARQKALGADIIPSGDFSLYDHVLDTSAMLGAVPARYGWDGGKVGLDTYFAMARGAQGARGAQDAKGHEGCAHGLDSTAQEMTKWFDTNYHYMVPELAAGQEFALSSGKAVDEFLEAKALGYHTRPVLLGPVTWLTLAKGKDVVPLSLLDSVLPVYEEVLAQLARAGADWVQIDEPCLVLDLDDDQREALKLAYRRLSVNGPKVMLTTYFGALGDNLDLATDLPVHGLHIDLVRAPEQLDAVWRRARPDLLLSLGVIDGRNVWRADLDALIDRIAPVAAERDLILAPSCSLLHVPVDLAIETALDPEVGQWLAFAVQKIGELAVLARALDQGAGSVAEPLAAARAAVAARRTSPLIHNPAVAARLAAVDAGMTHRASPFADRRAAQQARLGLPSFPTTTIGSFPQTPEVRKARAAHIKGEIDDLAYEQFLRVETAATVEWQEKIGLDVLVHGEFERNDMVQYFGEQLSGFAFTRSAWVQSYGSRCVRPPILYGDVARPKPMTVDWWRYAQSLTGRPMKGMLTGPVTILNWSFVRDDQPRSASCREIALAIRDEVVDLEAAGAAVIQIDEAALREGLPLRRADWQAYLDWAVDCFRLTASGVRDDTQIHTHMCYSEFNDILPSIGAMDADVISIETARSQMELLDAFADYAYPNEIGPGVYDIHAPRIPAEAEMTDLLTLAGRRLPAEQLWVNPDCGLKTRKWEEVRPALIAMVAAAQRMRVRGAYDAA